The window TACCGGATGTTGATGATTCTATTACTATATCATGGTCCTTGTAAACTGATAAAAACCCATTGACTGTCTCCATATTATTTTCCATATTTCTCTGGGAAATAATATTACCATTATCCTCCATTACCGTAGCATATACGGAACGTTTATGCACATCCAAGCCTATTACCATATTAATCACCTCTTAGTGGTTCTGTGAGATTCAGAATCGAAGACTCGACAAACTCCTATTCACCTTATTAAATAATAATAAGGTATTAAATCGAGTCAAAGGGCGGTTATCCTTTATGACGGCCTCGAATGCCAATGTATTCGAAAACCGCCTCAGATTCTCACAGCTATATCGTCATATAGCTGAGGCTAAATAAGGTTTTTCATGATTCCTTTATGCACATTAAATAGGTCATTCCGTTATTAGTAGGTATATATGTTATATCTGTTTCAATCAGCATCTCTGGCCTGTCAGCCCTTAACAGTTTCAGTTCCTTTCTGTTCTTATGGCTATGCACTGGAAGTGTTAAATTGTTGTTCTTCATTATCTTGTATACTGTTTTCCTGGCTATTCTTATGCCTGAATTCCTTAATAATGCCCAGATCCTGTTATATCCATATGTTACTCTTTCTCTGCATAGCTCTATTATTTTATTAATGGTACTGTTATCAATCCTTGCTGAAGATCTTCTATCCTCAATGTTTTCATGCTTCTTCCTGTAATAGTATGTTATTCTGTTGATTCCGGAATAATAGCATGCATTGCTTATTTTCATTCCATTATTATACATCTCATCCACTGAACTTACCTTTTCCTCCTCATATAATTTTTTTTAAAATTTCATTTGCTATTGTCATTTCGCCTATTATTGCCTTCAGGCTTTCATTCTCTTTCATTAAAGACTTGTCAGGATCCTTTCCTTCTAAGCCCTTTCTCCCACCTTCCAGGAACTGCTCCTTCCATTTATAGAACATTGATACTGGTATTCCATGCTCCCTGCATATCTCTGCTATAGTTTCATTGCTGTTAAGCGACTCAATTATAATATTGAATTTTTCCTCACCTGTTCTTATATTCCTCATTATAACGCACCCCTGTTGATACTGTAATAATATTCTACAATATTTATATATTCCTTTTCATAACTGTCCAAATTATTAATGGGACATACCAAATCTATTAGTAGAGTCTCTTTATAAAATATTCGAAAATGACGATATCAGATCAGACAGATGTGAATCATTGATTACATACAAAAATTATATATCTGGATTGGATGAACATACAGAAAATAGAATAAAATTCAATGTGGATGCCAAGTTGTTTTTTCAAATCTTGAGCCATTTATAAAGAAATTGAAACTCATAGAAAACGTCAATGCTATGGATGTTAAATTCAGAAGCAGGTCCGATGTATACAATTATATAGAGTCCATAAATAATAATGAATTATACAATAACCTGGAATTGAAAAGTACGGTAAAGGCTTTGGCTGACCTAATATACATACTGGATAAGGCTGAACTTTTACAGGAATATGTGTTTGAAAATAATATTAAAACTGTCTATATATTATTTGATAAAGACCATTACAATTCCATTGAAAAGCATTTAAAGGCGCATAATATAAAAATACAGGATGTCCTTGAACTGTACAGGCAGGAGATAAAGCTGGTTAAAATCGCAACGGAACCCATTGATATGGACTCAGATGTACATTTTTTCATTAAAAATATCGTTCCCATAACCATGTACGGTGATGAGAAACAGAATTTCCTGGCAAATCTTGAAAAGAGGCCAAATAAAGAAGAGAGTGGAGAATAGCTGGGTTTCCTCAAATTCAGCACAGGCCGTAAAAAATATTCACAGTACCTGGAATGGAAGGTCCCACGGTTCAGGTCTGTAATGGAAATGACCGTGCTTATTATATCATTATTCTCCATATCCTTTGATCTGGCGGCCAATCACGTTATAACCCCTATTACAGCCTTATCCTTATTCTTCGGCAGCATTATATTTATTGATGGTACCCCCGGCTTCATTGAGTACTATTCAAGGAAGCAGATCAACACTTCACTTTACAATAAAATCATAGAATGGTATAATAAGATAAATTCTGAAAAAGATGGCAATAACCAGTAAAATTTTTAAATTATTTGCAATATTACTCAGTGAAAATAACGGTCATAATTACAGCATATGACAGAAAAAAAGATAATGTAATACATTTACTGTAAATTCAAATGGCCCTTTACCATTATCCTTAATCAACCTCCATATTTATGTATTTCCTTAACAGCCATTCCTCATTGATGTCCATTGCTATTGAAACAACCAGCCTTAGCAGTGAATCACTATCTGGAAATGCACCTATCTTTCTTGTCCTTCTCTTCAATTCCTTATTGAATCTCTCTGTTACATTGTTTGTATGCAGCTTTCTTTGATGAGATTTAGGGAATGATGTGTATGAGTACAGTGGATCATACCATTTATAGAACATGTCAATGGACCTGTTTAGCTTCATCTTCTCCATTCTAT of the Ferroplasma sp. genome contains:
- a CDS encoding transposase, with product MRNIRTGEEKFNIIIESLNSNETIAEICREHGIPVSMFYKWKEQFLEGGRKGLEGKDPDKSLMKENESLKAIIGEMTIANEILKKII
- a CDS encoding transposase, which translates into the protein MVIGLDVHKRSVYATVMEDNGNIISQRNMENNMETVNGFLSVYKDHDIVIESSTSGKYLCKELLKLNYKIHLINPAKVPEISNNYKKTDKEDSLELAELFRLNAL
- a CDS encoding IS3 family transposase, with protein sequence MYNNGMKISNACYYSGINRITYYYRKKHENIEDRRSSARIDNSTINKIIELCRERVTYGYNRIWALLRNSGIRIARKTVYKIMKNNNLTLPVHSHKNRKELKLLRADRPEMLIETDITYIPTNNGMTYLMCIKES